The region ACCTGTATTCACGATATTATTTCGTACACATAATTGTCGAAGTCCCTTCCAACTCCATTCCAGCAATTAGTAGATGGACCGTAAATCTTGTAAGAATCGTTCTTTGATACCCAACATTCACCATAGAACTGTATGGCGAAGTACTTCTTATTATCCTTTTTGGCAGCTTCATAACACTTATTAACTGCATAAACAAACATACAAAAAAAACtgacaaattttgaaaataatctATTTCGGTATGCTTTATTAAGCAGTTTATTGCAACAATGTGACTTTTAAACACTTGGATATTGAAACTTTTGTCTTAAGTTGATACTTATAATTGAGCCAGCAGAGCACCGGAGGGgttcaaataattttgtaatGAACAGTGTTGATCCCAAGCTGATTCCAAGTTTCTTGTTTCCCCCGAGTTTACAACTAATACATTACATTACAATGGTTTTTGTCCACCACAAATAGCCATAAACATGCTTGCGTTCTCAATATGACCTTATATTGGCAGCTCATCTCAGTTTAAGTTCTTCCAATACTCACCCGTCTTCTCCAAGTGAAACCAATCAATTTGATACCGGAAGTTTGCCAGCATACTCATAGTGCGGCCATCACCTTTGTCACGCCAGCAACCAAGGTCACGCCAAGGAGCAAAACGATACACAAAGTTGTGAATCTCATCACCAACACCTGGGAAATTTAAGACGATTTTTTGCATTTCAGATACCTTACGATCTTTGGAATTTATGTATAGTAAAtcttcgggttttttttttcaatcgttAAACAGGCTCACCATCAGTGCATCCTTTTCCAATGCCGTGTTTATCATATGAAGGGCGTGGTCGATCATCTCCCCAGCATTCCCCATAAAACTGGACTCCAAAATATTTAAAGCCGCGAACGAACGCGCGTTCAGCACACTTCGTAACAATCGATCGCAAGTTCCACCAATCGATTCCTCTCCGAAGATTGGCATAAAGCTCGTTTAAAGCTCGGTTCTTCCTGTCGTCTTTATAGCACCTCACTTCGAGGATTTGAGGTATACCATCCTCAAGGCAGCTTACGCCTGCATCCCGTCTATGATCACAGCTGTGCTGCCCCCACCCCGGGTGGGGACAGTCTAGAAGGCTCTTTTCTGTCCCACTGCACTCCACCTTGCTGAGCCACACGGGCCCAGTCCCTTGGCCAAACATTGCACGCTTTGCCTACGGGAAAAAACATTCTTTCAAAATGCTTATACTACAGCATCAAAGAGGCTTTAAGGTAAGGCTGTTCACTAAACATGTCGCGTTTTAAACCCGCACTACGAGGACTATAGACAGATTTAAATTCAAGGTCTTCACGGCAAAATCCCGGTTTTGTCTTCCCTGAATAGAACATTCGTGCATTGCTGGCCGAAATTTCCGAGTATCGCCTCTTTCATACTGGTACTTTGCAAAATTCAACTCTCAGAGTACGTGAGAAATTGGAAACTTGTTTCATTAAGTCTTACTTGGTATATTGCTTTGAGGAAGCCCATCTGTTGACACACAACTGTTGCATCCTCGTACGACCAACCATCGTCACAAACTGTGCCCCATTCTCCCTGATGCCGAACCTCTACTCGTGCTTGGCCCAAGTGTTGTGCATCTGGAGGCTGTACAATTCTAACGGCTTCCTCT is a window of Montipora capricornis isolate CH-2021 chromosome 13, ASM3666992v2, whole genome shotgun sequence DNA encoding:
- the LOC138029118 gene encoding neurotrypsin-like, producing MRTSEVSQLIILLPLCFHRNMNCALIIFTIFPVAFSEEAVRIVQPPDAQHLGQARVEVRHQGEWGTVCDDGWSYEDATVVCQQMGFLKAIYQAKRAMFGQGTGPVWLSKVECSGTEKSLLDCPHPGWGQHSCDHRRDAGVSCLEDGIPQILEVRCYKDDRKNRALNELYANLRRGIDWWNLRSIVTKCAERAFVRGFKYFGVQFYGECWGDDRPRPSYDKHGIGKGCTDGVGDEIHNFVYRFAPWRDLGCWRDKGDGRTMSMLANFRYQIDWFHLEKTVNKCYEAAKKDNKKYFAIQFYGECWVSKNDSYKIYGPSTNCWNGVGRDFDNYVYEIIS